The following proteins come from a genomic window of Neofelis nebulosa isolate mNeoNeb1 chromosome 5, mNeoNeb1.pri, whole genome shotgun sequence:
- the C5H3orf38 gene encoding uncharacterized protein C3orf38 homolog translates to MSGLSHPEMEGCRNLLGLLDNDDIMALCDTITNRLVQPEDRQDAIRAILVYSQSVEELLRRKKVHREVIFKYLATQGVIIPPATEKHNLIQHAKDYWKRQLQPKLKETPEPVKTEDMRLFQQPEKEDKKAEKVDFRRLGEEFCHWFFELLNSQNPFLGPPQDEWGPQHFWHDVKLRFYYNTSEQNVIDYCGAEIVSLRLLSLVKEEYLFLSPNLDASGLKCASSPHGLVMVGVAGTVHRGNTCLGIFEQIFGLIRCPFVENTWKIKFINLRIIGEGSLAPGTLMKPAITFEPGDLESFYNVITSCGTNEIQVDVRQALDSGTGDQALCSGDEALLNKRELSLPN, encoded by the exons ATGTCGGGGCTCAGCCACCCAGAGATGGAGGGCTGTCGTAACCTGCTCGGCCTACTAGACAACGATGATATCATGGCCCTGTGCGACACCATCACCAACCGCCTGGTGCAGCCTGAGGACCGCCAAG atGCCATTCGTGCAATATTAGTGTACAGTCAAAGTGTAGAAGAGCTTTTGAGGCGTAAGAAAGTCCACCGGGAAGTCATATTTAAGTACTTGGCAACACAGGGGGTTATTATACCTCCAGCTACTGAAAAACACAATCTTATTCAGCATGCAAAGGATTACTGGAAAAGGCAGTTACAGCCAAAATTGAAGGAAACACCAGAGCCAGTTAAGACAGAGGACATGAGACTCTTTCAACAG ccggaaaaagaagataagaaaGCTGAAAAAGTTGATTTTCGTCGATTAGGAGAAGAATTCTGTCACTGGTTCTTTGAACTTCTTAATTCTCAGAATCCTTTCCTGGGACCGCCTCAAGATGAATGGGGGCCACAGCACTTCTGGCACGATGTCAAGCTTAGGTTTTATTACAACACCTCTGAACAAAATGTGATAGACTACTGTGGAGCAGAAATTGTAAGCCTTCGTCTGCTGTCACTAGTGAAAGAAGAGTATCTTTTTCTCAGTCCCAATCTAGATGCCAGTGGACTGAAATGTGCTTCTTCTCCCCATGGTCTAGTTATGGTTGGAGTTGCTGGGACTGTCCACCGAGGGAACACTTGTTTGGGCatttttgaacaaatatttggACTCATACGCTGCCCTTTTGtggaaaatacttggaaaatcaAATTTATCAACCTGAGAATTATTGGAGAGGGTTCTCTTGCTCCTGGAACATTAATGAAACCAGCTATTACATTCGAACCTGGTGATCTAGAGAGCTTTTATAACGTAATTACTTCATGTGGTACCAACGAAATACAAGTTGATGTAAGGCAGGCATTGGATAGTGGAACTGGAGACCAAGCTTTATGCAGTGGAGATGAGGCATTGTTGAACAAAAGAGAACTGAGTTTACCCAACTGA